The genomic region CCGGAACACCCACCGCAGCCGCCACCCCCGACCTCAAGCTGGACTCCTACGACCAGGCGAGCGGCAAGGCCGTCCTCACCGTCGCCGACAACCCAGGAGCGCCCAGTTCGGGCACGCCCGGCCCGGGAACGCCCAGCCCGGCCCGGACGGCAGCAGCCAGCCCCGACCCGGCCACCTCGGCAGCGGCCACCCCCAGCCCGGCCGGCTCGGCGGCGGCCGCCGCTGCCGTCCGGCCCGGCCAGCTGATCGACAGCCCGCCGTCGGCCGCCGCGCCGCACGGAGCCCTGCTCGCCATCACCGACGTCAAGCCGGCCGCCAATGGCAAGGTGGTGGCCAGCACCCGCCCGGCCACCATCTCCGAACTGCTCGGCCGGACCTGGGCCGACATCAAGAGCGCGCTCGACCCGCACAAGATCCAGGTCACCCCGAAGCTCAAGGACCTCAAGGCCTCCTACGTCCCGAAGCCCGACGGCGGCAGCGGCTCCGCCTCGGCCGCCCTCGAGCTGGACGCGAACGACAGCATCCCGCTGCCCGGCGGGGCCACGGCCACCCTCAGCGGCTCGCTGGAACTCGACCCCAGCGTGACCTTCTCCTACCACGGCACCACCGGCATCCTCGGCGCCGACCAGGCCAAGGTCGGCTTCGACCTCGGCGCGCACGCCAACTGGCACCTCACCGCGAGCCTTTCCGGCTCCACCGGCCAGGTGAAGATCCCGATCGCCACCCTCACCGCCACCCCGACGGTGATGGTCGGTTCGGTGCCCGTCGTGATCACCCTCAACCTGACCGTCTACGCCGAGGTCAGTGCCGACGGCACCGTCACCGTCGACACCACGCAGCAGCTCGACGGCGCCTGGGCGATCCACGCCGACTACACCAAGGCGGCCGGCTGGACCTCGGCGACCGAACCGGTCACCACCAAGGTCTCCCCGGTCAAGGCCAGGTTCACCGGCTCCGCCAACGTGCGCAGCGGCCTGGTCGCGGACGGGTCCGTCGCGCTCTACGACAGCCTGGGCGTGAAGGCGACCGTCGAGCCGTACCTGCGGGCGGCGGTGAACGGCGAGGTCAGCATCGACAGCAGCGGCGCCGCTCCCACCGTCACCGGCACGGCCGGCCTCTACGGCGGCCTCGACGTGACGGGAGCCGTCATGGCGCGCATCGCCGTCCTCGGCACTCCGCTGCTCGAGAAGGACCTGCCGTTCAAGCAGTACCACAACGAATGGCCCATCATCACCCGATCGGTGGCCAAGCAGACGCCGAACAGCACTGCCTCGCCCACTGGCTGACGATCCATCAGGGACAGCACCTGCCAGACCCTCGGCAGGTGCTGTCGAGGGTTGCGTCGCCGTCGTGGTCGGCGATCCGGCCGGTGAACGACGCCGGCAGTGTGCTGCTGCGGGCCGACGCCCGCTCCGAGCTCGTCCGCGCGGTCTCCGGCGCGCTGGTCGCCTTCGAAGCAGGCGAGGTCGGCGAAGCGGACGGCAGCGACTGGAGCGTCACCGTGCTCGGGCACGCGGACGCGACCGAGGATTCACCTGGGGACGAGCCCGGCTGCCGGGCCTCGGTCCCCACCGGTTCGCAGCTGCCCGGCCAGGTGTCGACCCGCATCCGACCCGAGCCGCTGACCGGCCGCCTGCTGACCGGCGGCCTGCTGTCCACCGCCGGCGCCCCGCCCGGCCCTCCCGACAGGACGAAGGCGCGGACCTCAACACCAACGCCCCGTCCCTGACGGACCGTCCGACATGCGCACCCGTCACCGACCGCCTACCGTGCGTCAGAAGGGGGCAACCATAGTGAGAGGACCATCCCCATGGCAGGCAAGTTCGAGCTCTACACCGACGAGAGCGGCATGCACCGGTTCCGGCTCAAGGCGAGCAACGGTGCGGTCGTCGTGGTCGGCGACGCGCACGAGACCAGGGAATCGCTGCTGAAGAACATCGAGTCGCTCCGCAAGCTCGCTCCCTACGCCCAGGTGCAGGAGACGGCGGCTAGCCCGGCGTAGCAGGTCGACTCGACCGAGTGGCCTGGACCCGTGGCGGTCCAGGCCACTCGTCGGTCATTGGCCCTGCCCGGCGCGGACCGACAGCGTCTACGCTCACGGAATGCGCATCTCGATCATCGACGCCTTCACGGATCGCCCGTTCGCCGGCAACCCGGCCGCCGTCTGTCTGCTGACGGGCGAGCAGTGGCCCCGGGAGCAGTGGCCGCAGGAGCGCTGGCTGCGTCAGGTCGCGCGCGAGATGAACCTCTCGGAGACGGCCTTCGTGCTGCCGAGCACCGACCGGGACGAGGCCGACTGGGCGCTGCGCTGGTTCACCCCGATGACCGAGGTCCCGCTCTGCGGCCACGGCACCCTCGCGGCCGCGCATGCGCTGCGCGCCCACGGCCTGGCGCCCGAAGGGCCGATCCGGTTCAGCTCGCTGAGCGGCGTACTCACCGCGACGCCGCGCGCGGACTCGATGATCAGTCTGGACTTCCCGGCCGCGCGCCTGGCCGCGGCCGAGATCCCCGACGGGCTGGAGGAGGCGCTCGGGACAACGGTGCTGAGCTGCCGCACCACCGGCCCGCTGGACATCCTGGTCGCCGAGGTCCGCAGCGAGCACGCGGTCCGCGGCCTGGCCCCGGACCTGGCCGCGGTCACCCGGCAGCGGGCCAGGGGCATCGTGGTCACCGCCCGGGCCGAGGATCCGAGCGAGGGCTACCAGGTCGTCTCGCGCTACTTCGCGCCCGCCGCCGGGGTGGCCGAGGACCCGGTGACCGGCAGCGCGCACACCGCGCTGGCCCCGTTCTGGGCCGAGCGCCTGGGCCGTACCGAGCTGACGGGGTACCAGGCCTCGGCGCGCGGCGGCCTGGTCCACTGCGAGCTGCGCGGCGACCGGGTCCTGCTCTCGGGCCGCGCCGTCACGGTGCTGACCGGCACCCTGCACAGCACGCCCTGAGCCGGCCTCCTCAGTTGAGCCATCCCACGTGCCCGTGCAG from Kitasatospora azatica KCTC 9699 harbors:
- a CDS encoding PhzF family phenazine biosynthesis protein translates to MRISIIDAFTDRPFAGNPAAVCLLTGEQWPREQWPQERWLRQVAREMNLSETAFVLPSTDRDEADWALRWFTPMTEVPLCGHGTLAAAHALRAHGLAPEGPIRFSSLSGVLTATPRADSMISLDFPAARLAAAEIPDGLEEALGTTVLSCRTTGPLDILVAEVRSEHAVRGLAPDLAAVTRQRARGIVVTARAEDPSEGYQVVSRYFAPAAGVAEDPVTGSAHTALAPFWAERLGRTELTGYQASARGGLVHCELRGDRVLLSGRAVTVLTGTLHSTP
- a CDS encoding PNPOx family protein encodes the protein MLSRVASPSWSAIRPVNDAGSVLLRADARSELVRAVSGALVAFEAGEVGEADGSDWSVTVLGHADATEDSPGDEPGCRASVPTGSQLPGQVSTRIRPEPLTGRLLTGGLLSTAGAPPGPPDRTKARTSTPTPRP
- a CDS encoding YegP family protein; the encoded protein is MAGKFELYTDESGMHRFRLKASNGAVVVVGDAHETRESLLKNIESLRKLAPYAQVQETAASPA